From a region of the Mytilus galloprovincialis chromosome 3, xbMytGall1.hap1.1, whole genome shotgun sequence genome:
- the LOC143068806 gene encoding protein lin-52 homolog, with protein sequence MLLFFAKMTTNAETEEPDLMSFEKLDRASPDLWPEQIPGVSEFAAAKSPLSGTSTPSKWMTELENEDIGLLQEFGSLTTSQLMEKIRGLQNLAYQLGLDEAREMTRGKFLNILQKNKKS encoded by the exons aaacagaGGAGCCAGATCTTATGAGCTTTGAGAAGTTGGACAGAGCATCACCCGATCTTTGGCCAGAACAAA TTCCTGGTGTATCAGAATTTGCAGCTGCTAAAAGT CCTTTATCAGGAACAAGCACTCCATCTAAATGGATGACAGAGTTAGAGAATGAAGATATTGGTCTTTTACAAG AATTTGGAAGCTTAACTACCTCTCAGTTGATGGAGAAAATTCGAGGTTTACAAAACTTGGCATATCAACTTGGACTAGATGAAG CCAGAGAAATGACAAGGGGGAAGTTCCTGAATATATTACAGAAGAATAAAAAATCCTGA